ATACCATAGATTTGCCCCAACTTTACAATAGCTCCATTGAGCGAATCGATCTCTGTCCTAGAACCTCTCTCAATATCTTGAAGCATCGATGATTTATTCGATCCTGTCCTCTCCGCTACACTCAACATGAGCTCTATTGGATCGTCATCTTCTAACTTAACCCTCAATAAGAGAAGAAACTTCAGCTTCAGAAACATTATAACAACGTATCGTTAAACTATTGATAAGCATATATATCGCTATGAACACCTTTGTAATCCTTGTTATCAAATCATTGATGACAATATCTTTTATATCTATTTTGACGATCCTACCTTAAATGAGTAAGTTTTGAGACTAAATTTTTTCAAAATACTTAAACTGCTAAATACCTTTTAACTATCTCTTCATTCTCCCATAATGTCTTCATTTCCCCTTGATACACTATAGCTCCTTTATCTATAATGTAAGCTCGGTCAACGATCTTTTTAGCGAACTTTACATTTTGATCTGCAAGAAGTATCGTAACTCCTTGACTACGAATCTCTTTAATGATCTCAATGAGGTTACGCACGACTATCGGGCTTAACCCTTCAGATGGTTCATCCAATAAGAGTAAATCTGGACTCAACATTAAAGCTCTCCCTATAGATAACATCTTTTGCTCTCCACCACTTAGGTGAATTCCTCTATGAGAAGATAGCTCTTTGAGTCTAGGGAAAAGATTGAAGATTTTGTCGATATTCCATCTGCGGCGTGAATCAGCGTATCTACTTATCTCTAAATTCTCACGTACAGTTAAATCTGGGAAGATTCTTCTATCATCTGGTACAAAACCAATCCCTAATCTAGCTCTTTTATAAGGATCCATCCTCGTTATATCTTCTCCCTTAAACTTTATACTCCCTTTACGTGGATAGTTTAACCCAGCGATAGTCCTTAAAGTAGTTGTTTTACCAGCACCATTCCTCCCTAAAAGGCCGACGATTTCACCTTCATTTACTACTAATGAGATCCCATGGAGTATATGAGAGTCACCATAGTATACGTGAATATCTTCAACCTGAAGGATCAAAATTCCTCACCTAAATAAACTTCTCTCACAA
This DNA window, taken from Nitrososphaerales archaeon, encodes the following:
- a CDS encoding ABC transporter ATP-binding protein, producing the protein MILQVEDIHVYYGDSHILHGISLVVNEGEIVGLLGRNGAGKTTTLRTIAGLNYPRKGSIKFKGEDITRMDPYKRARLGIGFVPDDRRIFPDLTVRENLEISRYADSRRRWNIDKIFNLFPRLKELSSHRGIHLSGGEQKMLSIGRALMLSPDLLLLDEPSEGLSPIVVRNLIEIIKEIRSQGVTILLADQNVKFAKKIVDRAYIIDKGAIVYQGEMKTLWENEEIVKRYLAV